The following are encoded together in the Arcobacter aquimarinus genome:
- a CDS encoding ABC transporter permease, translated as MISYALKALIANKLKTLLIFLSLIFSIVSIFLISSISNGVISMYSTLLKSDGDIIITQAKISDTFFSNVNIDLIEKINKFAGIQETSALIVGASPVENLPIVAIYGSTKNRFKKYELILGNYPKENEVIIGNSIYEQLNNKKQIQIANKTFLVSGVFKSEIGFENGGVVLTIKDAGTIFNKSASMILVNTTIDSNSNEIIENIKELSNEIDVKSTQNFVDNYNQFKIIKTSSNVISAIAFGMGLLGIVSLMTITINQRRAEFGIKRALGISTLEIVYSIIFESIILGFLSFICAFFISNIVLYLIKNVQSLQGYVNGEISTTLALYIFITSISMAIIGSIIPAINASKIDPIELIQGNKI; from the coding sequence TTGATTTCATACGCATTAAAAGCACTAATTGCAAATAAACTAAAAACTCTACTAATTTTTTTAAGCCTTATTTTTTCAATTGTGTCAATCTTTTTAATTAGTTCTATTTCAAATGGAGTAATCTCTATGTACTCTACACTTTTAAAAAGTGACGGAGATATTATAATTACTCAAGCAAAAATTTCTGATACTTTTTTCTCAAACGTAAATATTGACTTAATTGAAAAAATAAATAAGTTTGCCGGAATACAAGAGACTTCAGCATTAATAGTAGGTGCAAGTCCTGTTGAAAACCTTCCAATAGTTGCAATTTATGGTTCAACAAAAAATAGATTTAAAAAATATGAATTAATTTTAGGTAATTATCCAAAAGAAAATGAAGTAATTATTGGAAATTCTATTTATGAACAATTAAACAACAAAAAACAGATTCAAATAGCAAATAAAACTTTTCTAGTATCTGGTGTATTCAAAAGCGAAATTGGATTTGAAAATGGAGGTGTTGTTCTTACTATTAAAGATGCTGGAACTATTTTTAATAAATCTGCTTCAATGATTTTAGTAAATACAACTATTGATTCAAATAGCAATGAAATTATCGAAAATATAAAAGAGTTATCAAATGAAATAGATGTGAAATCAACACAAAATTTTGTGGATAACTACAATCAATTTAAAATTATAAAAACCTCATCAAATGTAATTTCAGCAATTGCTTTTGGTATGGGTCTTTTAGGAATTGTAAGTTTGATGACAATAACAATCAATCAAAGAAGAGCTGAGTTTGGGATAAAAAGAGCTCTTGGAATTTCTACTTTAGAAATCGTATATTCAATTATATTTGAAAGTATTATCTTAGGATTTTTAAGTTTTATTTGTGCATTTTTTATCTCAAATATTGTTTTGTACCTAATAAAAAATGTACAAAGTTTACAAGGATATGTAAATGGAGAAATATCTACAACTTTAGCGTTGTATATATTTATAACTTCAATTTCTATGGCAATTATCGGCTCTATAATTCCTGCGATTAATGCTTCAAAAATTGACCCAATTGAGTTAATTCAAGGAAATAAAATATGA
- a CDS encoding Na/Pi cotransporter family protein, which produces MKKYLSYILLALLVYLLYVNEDSKYIVAGVGIFIIGMHFMEDGFKLFSGGILEKLIAKSTNTTSKSVFLGITATAILQSSSLIAIIVISFLSAKIISLAGALGVVFGSAVGTTATTWVVSTLGVKVDVAAFALPMIIFGVIFRFYKKKNIQGIGNILLGLGFVFLGIGYMKDGFEDLKQGIDLAQFSMEGYAGIVIYTLVGAIATVIIQSSSATMALTITALATGQIMYVNAMAIAVGANIGTATTAAMGAMVSNANSKRMAVGLFIFKGVTAVITLALLYFIVDLVDYLSSILGIGADDWAMKLAVFHTLFNLIGLIIFSFFIPKLVSFLKKLFVEDVESYILKPKYLDMEVVAVPFAALKATRKETIHLYDNATEVLSHAIMLHRHRYLGKSDIAVVVKESSDIIDLNIDDFYQTRIKSLYSDIIDYSTYFINELDNEKKLYLYDLRSACRDIAEAVKNTKELQKNISKYLSSDNNYIKDEYNYLREAVAKTMNTINEIKNSKDEIDVLSKAELLKEYLKSLDVIATGRIDVLIREKRIDKKMATTLLNDNAHANIVINKLINVAKVLWIEDLSIKQLGEDYEALKTL; this is translated from the coding sequence ATGAAAAAATATTTATCTTACATATTATTAGCTTTACTAGTTTATTTACTTTATGTAAATGAAGACTCAAAATATATAGTTGCTGGAGTTGGAATTTTTATAATTGGTATGCATTTTATGGAAGATGGGTTTAAACTTTTTAGTGGTGGAATTTTAGAAAAATTAATTGCTAAAAGTACAAATACAACTTCAAAATCAGTATTTTTAGGAATAACGGCAACTGCAATTTTACAAAGTTCTTCATTAATAGCAATTATTGTAATCTCCTTTTTGTCAGCAAAAATTATTTCACTTGCAGGTGCCTTGGGAGTTGTATTTGGATCAGCTGTTGGAACAACTGCTACAACATGGGTAGTTTCAACATTAGGAGTAAAAGTTGATGTTGCAGCTTTTGCTTTACCTATGATTATTTTTGGAGTAATCTTTAGATTTTATAAGAAAAAAAATATTCAAGGAATAGGAAATATTCTTTTAGGTTTAGGTTTCGTTTTTCTAGGTATTGGATATATGAAAGATGGATTTGAAGATTTAAAACAAGGAATAGATTTAGCTCAATTTTCAATGGAGGGCTATGCCGGAATTGTTATTTATACATTAGTTGGAGCAATTGCTACTGTTATTATTCAATCAAGTAGTGCAACTATGGCATTAACAATCACAGCTCTTGCAACAGGTCAAATAATGTATGTAAATGCTATGGCTATCGCTGTTGGAGCAAATATAGGAACAGCAACTACAGCAGCAATGGGAGCAATGGTTTCAAATGCAAATAGTAAAAGAATGGCTGTTGGACTATTTATATTTAAAGGTGTTACCGCTGTTATTACTTTGGCTTTATTATATTTTATAGTTGATTTAGTTGATTATTTGTCGAGTATTTTAGGAATAGGTGCAGATGATTGGGCTATGAAACTAGCAGTTTTTCATACATTATTTAATTTAATAGGGCTTATAATATTTTCATTTTTCATTCCTAAATTAGTAAGTTTTTTAAAGAAACTTTTTGTGGAAGATGTAGAAAGCTATATATTAAAACCAAAATATCTTGATATGGAAGTAGTTGCTGTTCCATTTGCTGCGTTAAAAGCTACAAGAAAAGAGACTATTCATTTATATGATAATGCCACTGAAGTTTTAAGTCATGCTATTATGTTACATAGACATAGATATTTGGGAAAATCTGATATAGCAGTTGTAGTAAAAGAATCATCAGATATTATTGATTTAAATATTGATGATTTTTATCAAACAAGAATAAAATCTTTATATAGTGATATTATTGATTATTCAACTTATTTTATAAATGAACTAGATAATGAAAAAAAACTTTATTTATATGATTTAAGAAGTGCTTGTAGAGATATAGCAGAAGCTGTTAAAAATACAAAAGAGTTGCAAAAGAATATAAGTAAATATCTTTCAAGTGATAATAATTATATAAAAGATGAATATAATTATTTAAGAGAAGCTGTTGCAAAAACAATGAATACTATCAATGAGATTAAAAATAGTAAAGATGAAATAGATGTGTTATCAAAAGCTGAATTATTAAAAGAGTATTTAAAAAGTTTAGATGTAATTGCAACTGGAAGAATTGATGTTTTAATTAGAGAAAAAAGAATTGATAAAAAAATGGCTACTACATTGTTAAATGACAATGCACATGCAAATATTGTAATCAATAAGTTGATAAATGTTGCTAAAGTATTATGGATTGAAGACCTAAGTATCAAACAACTAGGAGAAGATTATGAAGCTCTTAAAACTTTATGA
- the metK gene encoding methionine adenosyltransferase, with amino-acid sequence MEKKRQYLFTSEVVSPGHPDKCADIIADSIVDRLIIEDKDSRVASEVFVAGKHVVIGGEVKSSANLSIEDYEKIVKDALAKIGYDGKSAFTKEQCLHPDDVKVQVLLNQQSPDINQGVDQVDGEIGAGDQGIMFGFASSETADFMPAAITYARMLCDKVYNYALHHNQKLGVDIKTQVTVDYGTKENFENCKPQKIHTIVVSAPSVEGMPIEEVRELIQGLIDDSGLPTNMYDKKSTIIHINPTGRYVNHSSLHDSGLTGRKLIVDSFGGYAPIGGGAQSSKDYTKVDRSGLYAARWIAKHIVASGLAKKAVVQISYAIGVARPTSVSVDTMGSYTKFDDDKLSAFVMENFPLTPRWITQKFALDRPSEKTFLYADVAARGQVGQSDYPWEKLDELDKFENIQN; translated from the coding sequence ATGGAAAAAAAAAGACAATACTTATTTACAAGTGAAGTAGTAAGTCCAGGACACCCTGATAAATGTGCAGATATTATAGCAGACTCGATAGTAGACAGATTAATTATTGAAGATAAAGATAGTAGAGTTGCTTCTGAGGTATTTGTTGCAGGGAAACATGTAGTTATTGGTGGAGAAGTAAAATCAAGTGCAAATTTATCAATAGAAGATTATGAAAAAATAGTAAAAGACGCTCTTGCAAAAATTGGATATGATGGAAAATCAGCTTTTACAAAAGAACAATGTCTGCATCCTGATGATGTAAAAGTTCAAGTTTTATTAAATCAACAAAGCCCTGATATTAATCAAGGAGTTGATCAAGTTGATGGGGAAATTGGAGCTGGTGATCAAGGAATTATGTTTGGATTTGCATCAAGTGAAACTGCTGATTTTATGCCAGCTGCTATTACTTATGCTAGAATGTTGTGTGATAAAGTTTACAATTATGCTTTACATCATAATCAAAAACTTGGAGTTGATATTAAAACACAAGTTACAGTTGATTATGGAACAAAAGAAAATTTTGAAAATTGTAAGCCTCAAAAAATTCATACAATAGTTGTAAGTGCACCTTCAGTTGAAGGAATGCCAATAGAAGAAGTAAGAGAATTAATCCAAGGCTTAATAGATGATTCTGGACTTCCAACAAATATGTATGATAAAAAGAGTACAATTATTCATATAAATCCAACAGGAAGATATGTAAATCACTCTTCTTTACATGATAGTGGGTTAACGGGAAGAAAATTAATCGTTGATTCATTTGGTGGATATGCACCAATTGGTGGTGGAGCTCAAAGTTCAAAAGATTATACAAAAGTTGATAGAAGTGGACTTTACGCTGCTAGATGGATAGCAAAACATATTGTTGCTTCTGGTTTAGCTAAAAAAGCAGTAGTTCAAATCTCTTATGCAATTGGAGTTGCACGACCAACTTCTGTTTCAGTTGATACAATGGGTTCTTATACAAAATTTGATGATGATAAATTATCAGCTTTTGTAATGGAAAATTTCCCATTAACTCCAAGATGGATTACACAAAAATTTGCTTTAGATAGACCAAGTGAAAAAACATTTCTTTATGCAGATGTAGCAGCTCGTGGTCAAGTTGGACAAAGCGATTATCCGTGGGAAAAACTAGACGAACTAGATAAATTTGAGAATATTCAAAACTAA
- a CDS encoding ABC transporter ATP-binding protein, producing MIKIKNLTHYYNNDKAIDDISLNINSGEFISFIGESGSGKSTLLSILSTLLKPTSGDVYFNNLNYTDILNIDKFRKENIGFIFQFHYLINYLTVKENIKLANKRVKDEEIKNLLSTLGIENLIDKYPNEISGGQRQRVAIARALINNPKVIFADEPTGNLDSNNSLKVFKLFKKLSKKGTTIIVATHDKNLAKMANKIYELKDGKIDEKII from the coding sequence ATGATTAAAATAAAAAATTTAACTCACTATTACAACAATGATAAAGCTATTGATGACATCTCACTAAATATTAACAGTGGTGAATTTATCTCTTTTATTGGAGAGAGTGGAAGTGGAAAATCAACACTTTTATCAATCTTATCAACACTTCTTAAACCAACTAGCGGAGATGTATATTTCAATAATTTAAATTATACAGATATTTTAAATATTGATAAATTTAGAAAAGAAAATATTGGTTTTATTTTTCAATTCCACTATTTAATAAATTATTTAACAGTAAAAGAAAATATCAAATTAGCAAATAAAAGAGTGAAAGATGAAGAGATAAAAAATCTTTTATCAACTCTTGGAATTGAAAATTTAATAGACAAATATCCAAATGAAATCTCAGGAGGACAAAGACAAAGAGTAGCAATTGCTAGAGCATTAATCAACAATCCAAAAGTGATTTTTGCTGATGAACCAACAGGAAATTTAGATTCAAATAACTCACTAAAAGTATTTAAGCTTTTTAAAAAACTTTCAAAAAAAGGAACAACAATTATTGTTGCAACTCATGATAAAAACTTAGCCAAAATGGCTAATAAAATTTACGAGCTAAAGGATGGAAAAATCGATGAAAAAATCATTTAA
- a CDS encoding inositol monophosphatase family protein: MKKELIKVIKKAGKILKKGYYLDKEVSLKAKKDLVTKYDVAVEEYLKKKFSKKFKEFNIIAEESDNSSIEFNNSIIIDPIDGTTNFVNKVPHTAISVGVYKDKKPYLAVVYNPILDELYEAKIGCGAYLNGKKLEVSQEDNFQKALIATGFPYSSGTDSDDLNDVIKKIKDILPLCQDIRRLGSASIDLCMVAKGVFEGYYEMNLKAWDVSAGILILTEAGGKVTNIEGDEYKLFEDKYIVATNSKIHEEFIKNLNL; this comes from the coding sequence ATGAAAAAAGAATTAATAAAAGTTATAAAAAAAGCAGGAAAAATACTTAAAAAAGGATATTACTTAGATAAAGAAGTAAGTTTAAAAGCAAAAAAAGATTTAGTAACAAAATATGATGTAGCGGTTGAAGAGTATTTAAAAAAGAAATTTTCAAAAAAATTTAAAGAGTTTAATATAATTGCAGAAGAGTCTGATAATAGTTCAATTGAATTTAATAATTCAATAATAATTGATCCAATTGATGGAACAACAAATTTTGTAAATAAAGTTCCTCATACAGCTATTTCTGTTGGAGTTTATAAAGATAAAAAACCTTATTTAGCAGTTGTTTATAATCCAATTTTAGATGAATTATATGAAGCAAAAATTGGATGTGGTGCTTATTTAAATGGTAAAAAGTTAGAAGTTTCACAAGAAGATAATTTTCAAAAAGCATTAATAGCAACAGGTTTTCCATATTCAAGTGGAACAGATAGTGATGATTTAAATGATGTGATAAAAAAAATAAAAGATATTTTACCTTTATGTCAAGATATTAGAAGATTAGGAAGTGCATCAATTGATTTATGTATGGTTGCAAAGGGTGTTTTTGAAGGATATTATGAGATGAATTTAAAAGCTTGGGATGTTAGTGCAGGAATTTTAATACTTACAGAAGCAGGTGGAAAAGTTACAAATATAGAAGGTGATGAATATAAACTTTTTGAAGACAAATATATAGTTGCAACAAATAGTAAAATACATGAAGAGTTTATAAAAAATTTAAACTTATAA
- a CDS encoding YceI family protein — MYKVALFLILSLGAFASDLSIVKGEIKAHTEVFGDSEINPQTTHIKSLLTIADKIESIKGEVFFETLSLVSSKKDRDEHMYKLLDSEVHKVISFTIKNIVKNDTNYDINGVISLNGVKKEITVKSDINEQNNQIVMVGGFSFNLTDFNLEPPTLLFLTVRNQVDINYNIELKR, encoded by the coding sequence ATGTATAAAGTTGCTTTATTTTTAATTTTAAGCTTAGGTGCATTTGCAAGTGATTTAAGCATTGTAAAGGGTGAAATTAAAGCTCATACAGAAGTTTTTGGAGATAGTGAAATCAACCCTCAAACAACTCATATTAAAAGTTTATTAACAATAGCTGACAAAATAGAGTCAATAAAAGGAGAAGTATTTTTTGAAACACTATCACTAGTTAGTTCAAAAAAAGATAGAGATGAACATATGTATAAACTTTTAGATTCAGAAGTACATAAAGTTATATCTTTTACGATAAAAAATATTGTAAAAAATGATACAAATTATGATATTAATGGAGTAATTTCATTAAATGGTGTAAAAAAAGAGATTACTGTAAAAAGTGATATAAATGAACAAAACAATCAAATTGTTATGGTTGGAGGTTTTTCTTTTAATCTTACTGATTTTAATTTAGAACCACCAACATTACTTTTTTTAACAGTTAGAAACCAAGTTGATATTAATTACAATATTGAATTAAAAAGATAA
- the glmS gene encoding glutamine--fructose-6-phosphate transaminase (isomerizing): protein MCGIVGYIGKNDTTKILLDGLKELEYRGYDSAGIAVLKDDRIDVFKALGKLVNLEEKVNTSASSNYNLGIGHTRWATHGKPTELNAHPHLGEYSYVVHNGIIENYKELKEELISKGHKFVSQTDTEVIVHLFENFYNQLNDTTKAFQSTIEKLEGAFSILLITKVDSSKVFFFKHGSPLIVAKGNEKEEVLFASSDAPLIGLASNVVYLEDGVGGVASADSIEFFCDNYSWSTLPTSKQFAQKDGYRFFMEKEIYEQSSVVSDCMLGRIKDSEILFDEIETSIIDGINEIKICACGTSYHAGLTASYLFERLSKVKCNVEIASEFRYKEPLLTKDTLFIVISQSGETADTLEALKMAKNAGLKTLVVCNVDNSSMTRTADATILTRAGIEKGVASTKAFSTQTVVLWMLALFFAKAKNVISVEVMQQELHTLREVPKSLCISDKIHEKMKRLSKRYLHGHGFFFIGRDVFYPLALEGALKLKEISYLHAEGYPAGEMKHGPIALADPELFTIALMPQNLLYDKIKSNVEELSARDSTICAISPLDFDLADDFVKINSCDHYMLEFFEMLIVLQLLSMEISIRLGNDVDMPRNLAKSVTVE from the coding sequence ATGTGTGGAATAGTTGGTTATATTGGTAAAAATGACACTACGAAAATATTGTTAGATGGATTAAAAGAGTTAGAGTACAGAGGATACGATAGTGCAGGGATTGCAGTATTAAAAGATGATAGAATCGATGTATTTAAAGCTTTAGGAAAACTTGTAAATCTTGAAGAAAAGGTTAATACATCAGCAAGTAGCAATTATAATTTAGGAATTGGACATACAAGATGGGCAACACACGGAAAACCAACTGAACTAAATGCACATCCTCATTTAGGTGAATATTCTTATGTTGTTCATAATGGAATTATTGAAAATTATAAAGAGTTAAAAGAAGAATTGATTTCAAAAGGTCATAAATTTGTATCTCAAACAGATACAGAAGTTATAGTTCATCTTTTTGAAAATTTTTATAATCAATTAAATGATACAACAAAAGCTTTTCAAAGTACAATAGAAAAACTTGAAGGAGCTTTTTCAATTTTACTAATTACAAAGGTAGATTCATCAAAAGTGTTTTTCTTTAAACATGGAAGTCCATTAATTGTAGCGAAGGGAAATGAAAAAGAAGAAGTTTTATTCGCTTCTTCTGATGCTCCACTTATTGGACTTGCTTCAAATGTTGTCTATTTAGAAGATGGAGTTGGTGGAGTTGCAAGTGCTGATTCTATTGAGTTTTTTTGTGATAATTATTCATGGTCAACACTTCCTACTTCAAAGCAATTTGCACAAAAAGATGGATATAGATTCTTTATGGAAAAAGAGATTTATGAGCAAAGTAGTGTTGTTAGTGATTGTATGCTTGGAAGAATTAAAGATAGTGAAATTTTATTTGATGAAATTGAAACATCAATAATAGATGGAATTAACGAAATAAAAATTTGTGCTTGTGGAACTTCTTATCACGCAGGATTGACTGCTTCATATTTATTTGAGAGACTTTCAAAGGTTAAATGTAATGTAGAAATAGCAAGCGAATTTAGATATAAAGAGCCATTATTAACAAAAGATACTTTGTTTATTGTAATCTCTCAAAGTGGTGAAACAGCTGATACTTTAGAAGCTTTAAAGATGGCAAAAAATGCAGGTCTTAAAACACTTGTAGTTTGTAATGTTGATAATTCTTCGATGACAAGAACAGCAGATGCTACAATTTTAACAAGAGCTGGAATTGAAAAAGGAGTTGCTTCAACAAAGGCATTTTCTACTCAAACAGTAGTTCTTTGGATGTTAGCTCTATTTTTTGCAAAAGCAAAAAACGTGATTTCAGTTGAAGTTATGCAACAAGAGTTACATACTTTAAGAGAAGTTCCAAAATCACTTTGTATTAGCGATAAAATTCATGAAAAAATGAAAAGATTATCAAAAAGATATTTACATGGACATGGATTTTTCTTTATTGGTCGTGATGTTTTTTATCCTCTTGCTTTAGAAGGAGCTTTAAAATTAAAAGAGATTTCATATTTACATGCAGAAGGTTATCCAGCTGGTGAAATGAAACATGGTCCTATTGCTCTAGCAGACCCAGAATTATTTACAATTGCACTTATGCCACAAAATTTACTTTATGATAAAATTAAATCAAATGTAGAAGAGTTAAGTGCTAGAGATTCTACTATCTGTGCTATTTCACCATTGGATTTTGATTTGGCAGATGATTTTGTGAAAATAAATTCTTGCGATCATTATATGTTGGAATTTTTTGAAATGCTAATAGTTTTACAACTTTTATCAATGGAAATTTCAATAAGACTAGGAAATGATGTTGATATGCCAAGAAACTTAGCAAAATCAGTAACGGTTGAATAA
- a CDS encoding sensor histidine kinase — translation MTNKLSIKKKLLIYSFLIQAIILGIFSFSLYKALEISTLDKLQTTLKVIILDVTDDLLEETQITDALLDEEKEYNFEPLFIRILDNNTLKPIIQTSNFPQNIEHKDENLNRLKEGIVVFEEQSDYLVSRIKINFHNKQKVIIEVLTTKDILSSTLENILYILSFILPIVLIFAVIGGNFLIYKSFLPIENILEELKKINANDLSARLKSTQNKDEINQLIIEVNNLLERLEESFERITQFSSDASHELKTPLTIIRGEIEIALRKDRTIEEYKEALNSSLNEITIIEQTINDLLFLAKNKKDLIYEKEEIFYLDELVDESISELKGFAKLNEVTLELLVNDSAEIKGFPNLLKIAVKNAIKNAIQFSHKNTKVILNIFEKNDEIIVSIQDFGIGIPKDEQSKIFEKFYRTDKSRNKNSGGTGLGMSIMKKIIDINYGRINIESIENIGTTIYLSFYKK, via the coding sequence GTGACGAATAAATTATCTATCAAAAAAAAATTATTAATTTATAGTTTTTTAATACAAGCTATTATTTTAGGAATATTCTCTTTTTCACTTTATAAGGCACTTGAAATTTCTACTTTAGATAAATTACAAACTACATTAAAAGTTATAATTCTTGATGTGACAGATGATTTACTCGAAGAAACTCAAATAACAGATGCCTTACTTGATGAAGAAAAAGAGTATAACTTTGAACCATTATTTATTAGAATATTAGATAATAATACATTAAAACCTATCATTCAAACTTCAAATTTTCCTCAAAACATTGAACATAAAGATGAAAATTTAAATCGATTGAAAGAAGGGATAGTTGTATTTGAAGAACAAAGTGATTACTTAGTTAGTAGAATAAAAATTAATTTTCACAATAAACAAAAAGTAATTATTGAAGTACTTACAACAAAAGATATATTATCTTCAACTTTAGAGAATATTTTATATATATTAAGTTTTATTCTTCCAATAGTTTTAATATTTGCAGTTATTGGAGGAAATTTCTTAATATATAAATCTTTTCTTCCTATTGAAAATATACTTGAAGAATTAAAGAAGATAAACGCAAATGATTTGTCAGCAAGATTAAAATCAACACAAAATAAAGATGAGATAAATCAACTAATTATAGAAGTAAATAATTTATTAGAAAGATTAGAAGAATCTTTTGAGAGAATTACCCAATTTAGTTCAGATGCTTCGCATGAACTCAAAACTCCACTTACAATTATTAGAGGTGAAATCGAAATTGCGCTTAGAAAAGATAGAACAATAGAAGAGTATAAAGAAGCATTAAATAGCTCTTTAAATGAAATAACAATTATTGAACAAACAATAAATGATTTATTATTTTTAGCAAAAAATAAAAAAGATTTAATTTATGAAAAAGAAGAAATATTTTATTTAGATGAGTTAGTTGATGAATCAATTAGTGAACTAAAAGGCTTCGCAAAACTCAATGAAGTTACTTTAGAACTATTAGTTAATGATTCAGCTGAAATAAAAGGATTTCCAAATCTTTTAAAAATTGCCGTAAAAAATGCAATAAAAAATGCAATTCAATTTAGTCATAAAAATACTAAAGTAATATTGAATATTTTTGAAAAAAATGATGAGATAATTGTTTCAATTCAAGACTTTGGAATTGGTATTCCCAAAGATGAACAATCAAAAATTTTTGAGAAATTTTATAGAACAGACAAAAGTAGAAACAAAAATTCAGGTGGAACTGGACTTGGTATGTCTATTATGAAAAAAATTATAGATATAAATTATGGAAGAATAAATATTGAAAGTATTGAAAATATAGGAACTACTATTTATTTATCATTTTACAAAAAATAA
- a CDS encoding metallophosphoesterase produces MNSLPFNELEILVDNKKLDSFKILHLSDLHINKKTSIKHLNDLINFCNSTSFDICVITGDIIDCKVKFIKEKLEILNKINGVVYYISGNHDLFYGIDDLKKKLTNFIFMDNECKEFIYKNEIIHIAGLPDRFSKFFGIKRDIKKIEKHLNNSPSIFISHQPKDYKIALNSNSNLFLCGHTHGGQIYPFHYLVKLVQPFLAGLFYKKNTAIYINKGLGYWGIDFRYKADAEITLIKLITKRVELLL; encoded by the coding sequence ATGAATTCTCTTCCATTCAATGAACTTGAAATATTAGTAGATAACAAAAAACTAGATTCATTTAAAATACTTCATTTGAGTGACTTACACATAAATAAAAAAACTTCAATAAAGCATCTAAATGATTTAATAAATTTTTGTAATTCTACTTCATTTGATATTTGTGTTATTACTGGAGATATAATAGATTGCAAAGTAAAATTCATCAAAGAAAAACTTGAAATTTTAAATAAAATAAATGGAGTTGTTTACTACATAAGTGGAAATCATGACTTATTTTATGGAATTGACGATTTAAAAAAAAAACTTACAAATTTTATTTTTATGGATAATGAATGTAAAGAGTTTATCTATAAAAATGAGATTATTCATATAGCAGGTCTTCCTGATAGATTTTCAAAATTTTTTGGAATAAAAAGAGATATTAAAAAGATTGAAAAACATTTAAATAATTCTCCTTCAATATTTATTTCACACCAACCAAAAGATTATAAAATTGCCTTAAATTCAAACTCAAATCTTTTTTTATGTGGACATACTCACGGAGGTCAAATCTATCCTTTTCACTATCTTGTAAAACTTGTACAACCTTTTTTAGCAGGACTTTTTTATAAAAAAAATACTGCCATTTATATAAATAAAGGATTAGGATATTGGGGAATTGATTTTAGATATAAAGCTGATGCAGAAATAACTTTAATTAAATTAATTACTAAAAGAGTAGAATTATTACTATGA
- a CDS encoding response regulator transcription factor: MKILIIEDDLKIINFLKKGLEEECYIVDYSTNGDEGLYLASVHSYDLILLDIMLPIKDGIEVCKTLRKNNIQTPIIMLTAKDSIEDKIKGLDIGANDYLAKPFSFAELLARIRVQLRTTNFTEQTKLTIGDLELDLLKKTAKRADENITLTAKEFSLLEYLIKNKNRVLSETTINEALSSFEDSNISNIVNVYIYRLRNKIDKNFEKKLIKTVRGIGFKISDE, translated from the coding sequence ATGAAAATATTAATAATTGAAGATGATTTAAAAATCATAAACTTTTTGAAAAAAGGTCTTGAAGAAGAGTGTTATATAGTTGATTATTCAACAAATGGTGATGAAGGATTATATCTTGCTAGCGTTCATAGCTATGATTTAATCCTACTTGATATTATGCTTCCAATTAAAGATGGGATAGAAGTATGTAAAACTCTAAGAAAAAACAACATTCAAACACCAATAATAATGCTTACAGCAAAAGACTCTATAGAAGATAAAATCAAAGGCTTAGATATTGGTGCAAATGATTATCTTGCAAAACCTTTTTCATTTGCAGAACTATTAGCAAGAATTAGAGTGCAACTAAGAACAACTAATTTTACAGAACAAACAAAACTAACGATTGGTGATTTGGAGCTTGATTTACTAAAAAAAACAGCAAAAAGAGCAGATGAGAATATAACGCTAACTGCAAAAGAGTTTTCATTACTTGAGTATTTAATCAAAAATAAAAATAGAGTTTTAAGTGAAACAACAATAAATGAAGCATTATCTTCATTTGAAGATTCAAATATTAGTAATATTGTAAATGTTTATATTTATAGATTAAGAAATAAAATAGATAAAAATTTTGAAAAGAAACTTATAAAAACAGTTAGAGGAATAGGATTTAAAATAAGTGACGAATAA